One genomic segment of Desulfovibrio sp. JC010 includes these proteins:
- a CDS encoding NADH-quinone oxidoreductase subunit C: MMDAKAMGGQLSLPVTPLMVGKGSVETSGITMNVFLMSDDIMQAAEAMLKQAYHLENIDALDVAEGFLITYHYAHFTKPGRIAHRVLVCRDEAELPSISSIFQGADWHERECHDFHGVKFAGHPNLLPLLLDPETPNGVLLKDDKGRKPLREILNPGKIVFKGEGFTLFDEEQPDEAAPEE; encoded by the coding sequence ATGATGGATGCTAAAGCCATGGGAGGGCAATTAAGCCTTCCCGTAACCCCGCTCATGGTCGGCAAGGGAAGTGTCGAGACTTCCGGCATCACCATGAATGTTTTCCTCATGTCCGATGACATTATGCAGGCGGCAGAGGCCATGCTCAAACAAGCCTACCACCTTGAAAACATCGATGCTCTCGATGTGGCTGAAGGTTTCCTGATCACCTATCATTACGCACATTTCACCAAGCCGGGCCGCATTGCCCACCGGGTGCTGGTCTGCCGGGATGAAGCGGAACTGCCGTCCATCTCCTCCATCTTTCAGGGAGCGGACTGGCATGAGCGGGAGTGTCATGATTTTCACGGCGTTAAATTTGCCGGACATCCCAATCTCCTGCCATTGCTCCTTGATCCGGAAACTCCCAACGGGGTTCTGCTTAAAGATGACAAAGGCCGCAAGCCGCTGCGTGAGATTCTCAATCCCGGAAAGATCGTTTTTAAAGGAGAAGGCTTTACGCTTTTTGATGAAGAGCAACCGGATGAGGCAGCACCAGAAGAGTAA
- a CDS encoding diguanylate cyclase domain-containing protein has protein sequence MENSLKILLVDDNAVNLTLLERLLRDEGAELYKAVDGEEAIGLCRKNDFALILLDVQMPGMDGYETARFIKGMDSCRLVPIIFLTAIYKDPVYARMGYEAGAVDFLTQPIDPATLRGKVGVFLELKRQKDRLEQEIAQRIKTEKALRAAEEKYRNIFERAVEGIFRSTLDGGFEEINPALARILGYETPEEAVEMVHTDTLYKNPGDRKAFLKKLMKEKSLTDYELRFRRKDGSLIWISESCRIFEEGGEFYIEGVVEDITHRKLCELDLQEKATLDALTGVPNRYLFFDRLGKSISNAGRYGETLALLFIDLNDFKQVNDQYGHHTGDMLLGKVAERFKARLRSSDTFARLGGDEFCVLLERPANKESIARVAEEFIDCLNDPFIFDDICCSVGASIGISLYPENGCCAEELVKKADTAMYLVKEEPDRKFCFYSGKD, from the coding sequence ATGGAAAATAGCCTGAAAATATTGCTGGTGGACGATAATGCCGTCAACCTGACCCTTCTGGAGAGATTACTGAGAGACGAAGGGGCGGAGTTGTACAAGGCTGTGGATGGGGAGGAGGCAATAGGGCTTTGCCGGAAAAATGATTTTGCCCTTATTCTGCTGGATGTGCAGATGCCCGGGATGGATGGTTATGAAACTGCACGTTTTATTAAAGGCATGGATTCATGCCGTCTGGTTCCGATCATTTTTCTGACCGCTATTTATAAAGATCCGGTTTATGCCCGTATGGGATACGAAGCCGGGGCTGTGGATTTTCTTACTCAGCCTATTGATCCTGCTACCTTGCGGGGAAAGGTCGGGGTTTTTCTGGAATTGAAAAGACAGAAAGACCGTTTGGAGCAGGAGATTGCCCAGCGCATCAAAACCGAAAAAGCCTTGCGTGCTGCCGAGGAGAAGTACCGCAACATCTTTGAGAGGGCTGTGGAGGGGATCTTCCGGTCAACCCTTGACGGCGGCTTTGAAGAGATCAATCCGGCATTGGCCCGGATTTTAGGGTATGAAACCCCTGAAGAAGCTGTAGAGATGGTCCATACTGACACGCTCTACAAAAATCCCGGTGACCGCAAAGCCTTCCTCAAAAAACTGATGAAGGAAAAGTCGCTCACGGATTATGAACTGCGTTTCAGACGCAAAGACGGTTCACTGATCTGGATATCTGAAAGCTGCCGCATTTTTGAAGAAGGCGGAGAGTTTTATATTGAGGGCGTGGTGGAAGACATTACCCACCGCAAACTCTGTGAACTTGATTTGCAGGAGAAGGCTACCCTTGATGCCCTGACCGGAGTTCCCAATCGTTATCTCTTTTTTGACCGCCTTGGTAAATCCATTTCCAATGCCGGACGTTACGGGGAAACGCTGGCCCTGCTTTTTATTGATCTCAATGATTTCAAGCAGGTCAACGACCAGTATGGGCACCATACCGGAGACATGCTGCTTGGCAAGGTGGCCGAACGGTTCAAAGCCCGTTTGCGGTCTTCTGATACTTTTGCCCGTTTGGGCGGTGATGAGTTCTGTGTGCTGCTGGAGCGGCCTGCCAACAAGGAGAGTATTGCCCGGGTCGCAGAAGAGTTTATTGACTGCCTGAACGATCCATTTATATTTGACGATATCTGTTGTTCCGTAGGGGCTTCTATCGGTATCAGTCTTTATCCTGAAAATGGATGCTGCGCTGAAGAGCTGGTGAAAAAAGCCGACACTGCAATGTATCTGGTCAAGGAGGAACCGGACCGGAAGTTCTGTTTTTATTCCGGAAAGGATTGA
- a CDS encoding YkgJ family cysteine cluster protein produces the protein MNFFDYLRVQYRKWKLKKNRQAVVVRGSCNLCGSCCRSVCLSVGGRWLKSKRKFYKEIKKDTSLACFEISGKTEEGYLKFTCTRLNDNGTCSDYENRPKLCRSFPSPSIFMEFGQLPKGCGFRMSTEIDFEKVLDDAINNKEHISAGHIPD, from the coding sequence ATGAATTTTTTTGATTACCTGCGCGTGCAATACCGTAAATGGAAGCTGAAAAAAAATAGGCAAGCCGTTGTTGTTCGCGGGTCCTGCAATTTATGCGGAAGCTGTTGCCGGTCCGTATGCTTGTCAGTTGGAGGCAGGTGGCTGAAAAGCAAAAGGAAGTTTTACAAGGAAATCAAAAAAGACACTTCTCTGGCCTGCTTTGAAATCAGCGGTAAAACAGAAGAAGGCTACCTGAAATTCACCTGCACCCGCCTGAACGATAACGGCACCTGCAGCGATTACGAGAACCGCCCCAAACTTTGCCGCAGCTTTCCTTCCCCGTCCATCTTTATGGAATTCGGACAGCTCCCCAAAGGATGCGGGTTCCGCATGTCCACGGAAATTGATTTCGAAAAAGTACTGGATGACGCCATCAACAACAAAGAACATATCAGTGCCGGACACATTCCGGATTGA
- a CDS encoding cupin domain-containing protein, whose amino-acid sequence MTPTEFSTLAANGAIETIDGTINCTDLDWNPHPAFKGVHLKHLVTGETTEGQLSCHIVRIDPGCTLERHIHENQWEMHEIIAGNGEAALAEAKTTYHPGKSAIIPKGEEHSVKAGTEGLTLLAKFFPALI is encoded by the coding sequence ATGACACCTACTGAATTTTCTACTCTCGCTGCAAACGGCGCAATTGAAACCATTGACGGAACCATCAATTGTACCGACCTTGACTGGAACCCGCACCCGGCCTTTAAAGGTGTGCATCTGAAGCACCTTGTTACCGGAGAAACAACAGAAGGACAGCTGAGTTGCCACATAGTACGCATTGACCCCGGCTGCACCCTTGAACGCCACATCCACGAAAACCAGTGGGAAATGCACGAAATCATTGCCGGAAACGGCGAGGCCGCGCTTGCAGAAGCAAAAACCACCTACCATCCCGGCAAATCAGCCATAATTCCGAAAGGGGAAGAGCACAGCGTAAAGGCCGGAACAGAGGGGCTGACCCTGCTTGCCAAGTTTTTCCCGGCTTTGATATAA
- a CDS encoding GtrA family protein yields MTAPADKKHTSWDRKAMLRFLRYTCVGGGTFLFDLAMLYLFTDGFGWSPVFAAGLAFFIAVSLNYYISRRLVFKGTTREFKQGYLGFLLIAGTGLAIVTGGMYIMVDIFKWQYIISRILVSFVTGMWNYLLNLYVNFKVAGKPLL; encoded by the coding sequence ATGACCGCACCTGCTGACAAAAAACACACCTCATGGGACCGCAAAGCCATGCTGCGTTTCCTGCGCTACACCTGCGTAGGCGGCGGAACCTTCCTTTTCGATCTGGCCATGCTTTACCTTTTCACAGATGGATTCGGGTGGTCCCCGGTTTTCGCCGCGGGGCTGGCCTTCTTCATTGCGGTCTCACTCAACTATTACATCAGCCGCAGGCTTGTTTTCAAAGGCACAACCCGTGAATTCAAGCAGGGTTATCTAGGCTTTCTGCTCATTGCCGGAACCGGACTGGCCATCGTTACCGGGGGCATGTACATCATGGTTGATATCTTCAAGTGGCAGTACATCATCTCAAGAATTCTCGTATCTTTCGTAACCGGGATGTGGAATTACCTGCTCAATCTTTATGTTAATTTCAAAGTCGCCGGAAAACCGCTCCTGTAG
- the nuoH gene encoding NADH-quinone oxidoreductase subunit NuoH: MPVELIKLLIALVAIAAFVGLNGLVLVYLERKVAGFVQRRPGPYEVGPQGLLQPLADAVKLIGKQLFTPKGADKLLFWMAPVLSFFPVLLLFLPIPFGPVATGMEMNLGLLLILAFAGLNVLAICLAGWGSNNKWGILGAARGVAQSVAYEIPLLLSVLAIAFMTGSLNLTTIVEGQGGWPWQWNVFVQPLAFIIYFVSALGETNRAPFDLPEAESELTAGFHTEYSGMGFGMFFLAEYANMIVVCSVAAALFLGGWHGPFFDGAWWFLAKVYTLLLIMIWLRWTYPRVRFDQLLNINWKWLMPLALLNLFITAFVMKL; the protein is encoded by the coding sequence ATGCCAGTAGAACTTATCAAATTACTCATAGCCTTAGTGGCGATTGCTGCCTTTGTGGGGCTTAACGGGCTGGTGCTGGTCTACCTTGAGCGTAAGGTTGCCGGATTTGTGCAGCGCAGACCCGGACCTTATGAAGTGGGGCCGCAGGGGCTGCTGCAACCGCTGGCTGATGCGGTTAAGTTGATCGGGAAACAATTGTTCACTCCCAAGGGCGCGGATAAGCTGCTTTTCTGGATGGCCCCGGTATTATCTTTCTTCCCGGTGCTGTTGCTTTTTCTGCCTATTCCTTTCGGTCCTGTAGCTACCGGAATGGAGATGAATTTAGGGCTGCTGCTTATTCTGGCATTCGCCGGATTGAATGTGCTGGCAATTTGTCTGGCCGGCTGGGGATCAAACAACAAATGGGGCATCCTCGGTGCGGCGCGAGGCGTGGCACAGTCCGTAGCTTATGAAATTCCGTTGCTGCTCTCCGTGCTGGCTATTGCCTTCATGACCGGAAGCCTGAATCTGACCACTATTGTGGAAGGGCAGGGCGGCTGGCCGTGGCAGTGGAATGTGTTTGTGCAGCCGCTGGCCTTCATTATCTATTTTGTGAGCGCGCTGGGCGAAACCAACCGCGCTCCCTTTGACCTGCCGGAAGCGGAAAGTGAGCTTACCGCCGGATTCCATACCGAATATTCAGGTATGGGTTTCGGTATGTTTTTCCTTGCAGAATACGCCAATATGATCGTGGTCTGCTCCGTTGCTGCGGCCCTATTCCTCGGCGGCTGGCATGGCCCGTTCTTTGACGGCGCATGGTGGTTCCTCGCCAAGGTCTACACCCTGCTGCTGATCATGATCTGGCTGCGCTGGACTTATCCCCGCGTACGCTTCGATCAGCTTTTGAATATCAACTGGAAATGGCTCATGCCCTTAGCTCTGTTGAACCTGTTTATCACCGCTTTTGTGATGAAGCTGTAG
- a CDS encoding NADH-quinone oxidoreductase subunit A — protein sequence MVFSWLQFAIFMFLIGGLLFAGGPLILSALVHPRAKGGDMGMSYECGMKPHGRAWNQFGISYYVYALLFLAFDVDVLYLFPVSVWYPHTEGMFYFIEVAGFLSVLAIAIIYFWKKGVFTWPRKIS from the coding sequence ATGGTTTTTTCCTGGCTTCAGTTCGCCATCTTCATGTTCTTGATAGGTGGGCTTCTTTTTGCGGGCGGACCTCTCATCCTGTCTGCCCTCGTTCATCCCCGTGCAAAAGGCGGGGACATGGGCATGTCCTATGAGTGCGGAATGAAACCGCACGGCAGGGCATGGAATCAGTTCGGTATCAGTTATTATGTCTACGCCCTGCTGTTCCTCGCCTTTGATGTGGACGTTCTCTATCTTTTCCCGGTTTCAGTCTGGTATCCCCATACAGAAGGGATGTTCTATTTCATTGAGGTTGCCGGATTCCTGTCTGTTCTTGCAATCGCGATTATTTATTTCTGGAAAAAAGGAGTTTTCACATGGCCGAGAAAGATCTCCTGA
- a CDS encoding iron-sulfur cluster biosynthesis family protein produces the protein MLKITEKAKEVLDQHFEEKEKEPVRIYVASACSGTRLALGIDSAKDGDETINLEGYDFVVDKELFEQAKPMVIDLTPMGIEISSSLVFEEAQGSCGSCCGGCS, from the coding sequence ATGCTTAAAATAACCGAAAAAGCAAAAGAAGTTCTTGATCAGCACTTTGAAGAAAAAGAAAAAGAACCTGTACGCATATATGTAGCTTCCGCATGCAGCGGAACCCGTCTTGCCCTTGGAATCGATTCCGCCAAAGACGGTGATGAAACCATCAATCTTGAAGGATACGACTTTGTCGTAGACAAAGAACTCTTCGAACAGGCCAAGCCTATGGTTATTGACCTGACCCCCATGGGAATCGAGATCTCCTCTTCCCTCGTATTCGAAGAAGCCCAGGGATCATGCGGCAGCTGCTGCGGCGGTTGCTCCTAG
- a CDS encoding NADH-quinone oxidoreductase subunit D — translation MNTFPEGDYYTNHFEKGADEHTMILNMGPQHPSTHGVLRVILELDGEYIVRAEPVLGYLHRMHEKMAEVKSWVQFIPNMGRVDYLHPLAWNHAYVGAVEKLAGIEVPERAEYIRVILTELNRISSHLLWWGAYLLDLGAFTPIMYGFDDREIMMDMMQKVTGARLTYSNFRFGGVVHDLNDGFAEECTAFIKRLRERMPMYKDLVTDNIILRKRIEEIGYMDIDMCNRYGATGPLIRGAGVEHDTRKAEPYSIYDRFDWKVPVYYEADAMARYMVRMEEIEQSLNIVEQALEQLPEGEHIIKKAPKPTWKAPAGEAYFSTEGARGKVGIHIVSDGSKVPYRIKLRAPGFSNLSLFAECAQGTMLADAVAILGSLDMVIPEIDR, via the coding sequence ATGAATACATTTCCTGAAGGTGATTACTACACCAACCACTTTGAAAAGGGTGCGGACGAGCATACCATGATTTTGAACATGGGACCGCAGCACCCGTCCACCCACGGTGTTCTGCGGGTCATCCTTGAGTTGGACGGTGAATACATCGTCCGCGCCGAACCTGTGCTGGGTTACCTGCATCGTATGCATGAAAAAATGGCCGAGGTGAAAAGCTGGGTCCAGTTTATCCCCAATATGGGCCGTGTGGACTACCTGCATCCGCTGGCGTGGAACCATGCCTACGTGGGCGCAGTGGAAAAGCTGGCCGGGATCGAGGTTCCTGAACGGGCTGAATATATCCGGGTCATCCTTACCGAGTTGAATCGTATTTCATCGCACCTGCTCTGGTGGGGCGCGTACCTGCTGGACCTCGGTGCATTTACCCCGATTATGTACGGTTTTGATGACCGTGAGATTATGATGGACATGATGCAGAAGGTGACCGGGGCACGGCTGACCTACAGCAATTTCCGTTTCGGCGGGGTGGTTCATGATTTGAATGACGGTTTTGCCGAAGAATGTACCGCATTCATCAAACGGCTGCGCGAGCGCATGCCCATGTACAAGGATCTGGTCACCGACAACATCATCCTGCGTAAACGTATCGAAGAGATCGGTTATATGGATATCGATATGTGCAACCGCTACGGCGCAACCGGGCCGCTTATCCGTGGAGCGGGGGTGGAACACGACACCCGCAAAGCCGAGCCGTACTCCATTTATGACCGTTTTGATTGGAAAGTTCCGGTCTATTATGAAGCTGATGCCATGGCCCGCTACATGGTGCGCATGGAAGAAATCGAGCAGAGCCTGAACATTGTGGAGCAGGCCCTTGAGCAGCTTCCGGAAGGCGAACACATCATCAAGAAGGCTCCCAAGCCTACATGGAAGGCTCCGGCAGGCGAAGCGTATTTCAGTACTGAAGGCGCACGCGGCAAGGTCGGAATCCATATCGTAAGTGACGGCAGCAAGGTTCCTTACCGGATTAAGCTGCGCGCGCCGGGATTCTCCAACCTGTCGCTTTTCGCCGAATGTGCGCAGGGGACGATGCTGGCAGATGCGGTAGCGATTCTGGGTAGTCTGGACATGGTCATCCCTGAGATTGATCGGTAG
- a CDS encoding OsmC family protein has translation MNNEINIEFGDGKKLSAVSDNYCIDIDMPVSEGGEGSAPEPMHLFVASLGTCAAHYARKFCESKSLPMDGLGLKVRYKYNEEGNRISKFTYELTIPEGFPEKYKAALLRALDLCPIKKLLLSPPSFQLEIV, from the coding sequence ATGAACAATGAAATAAATATAGAATTCGGTGACGGGAAAAAGCTTTCAGCTGTAAGCGATAACTACTGCATAGATATTGATATGCCGGTATCTGAAGGCGGAGAAGGATCCGCCCCGGAGCCCATGCATCTTTTTGTGGCTTCACTGGGAACCTGCGCGGCACACTATGCCCGTAAATTCTGTGAATCAAAATCCCTGCCCATGGATGGACTGGGACTAAAAGTACGCTACAAATATAATGAGGAAGGAAACAGGATCAGCAAATTCACATACGAACTGACCATCCCGGAAGGCTTTCCTGAAAAATACAAAGCCGCCCTGCTCCGTGCGCTGGACCTCTGTCCCATTAAAAAGCTGCTCTTAAGCCCGCCTTCTTTCCAACTGGAAATAGTTTAA
- a CDS encoding transglutaminase domain-containing protein, producing MLLNKNISHILTAVLLSFLLYGCSAHNHPQKLSPYSDSIRTILETSGSNRVELENFLSRYDGQPEKRQAAEFIVSNLPPADRAGLSADDLAENLDFAFLARESTPWGKEVSWTDFLHYVLPHRVSQEKAVNWRKKFYTDLLPLVSQCQSMEEAVLAVNRWCFSKTGFKSTQRWDQNPLMTINRGWGRCEEAVILTVCALRSVGIPARQAMVPAWQHSNDNHTWTEVQVDGKWHYIESANPDYGLDHAWFSGSVRKAPLVVSYAYGNIVSADYPILGRSFGCTLINSTGRYAPASKATIQVLDATGKALPETKIFISVLNYASFRPVAAKISDRDGKAEITLGPGSMLISAANGNSSAYVGSIWIPGEQAARDNILLKLIPGNLPIGEASFRFDYKDELNIPTPPKNSEGSRKAEFDSIKNKRLQKLNGMRKAAGSFSAKHAPSIAKAGLNTPQLQKAISTCPSKHLPSLLQSLSSMAPADLLTITADELILNARIADTARTEAADSGLKYDDAIFNQYVLNPRIMYEQRSNWRKELHGRFSLSKTGNLKKLLRKLGRFTAEISSIQRGPLGNSLNPEEVLDTLKTSTASEICIFNTAVLRSAGVPARYLDEQQWIEFYDGKEWQPFYPQNPKQTGNKNATTESRHFYSPWTTVKFKIPSFDNKPKAPQYFKDFSISRLINKSRFQLIEKSVNGKMNPQNKTWEISVPQGNYFLISVDRNEKNEPNIYIHKIKK from the coding sequence ATGCTGCTTAATAAAAACATCTCGCATATACTGACCGCTGTTCTGCTCTCTTTTTTGCTGTACGGATGTTCAGCCCACAACCATCCGCAAAAATTATCTCCCTATTCAGACTCCATAAGAACCATACTTGAGACTTCCGGCAGCAACCGTGTTGAGTTGGAAAACTTCCTTTCCCGCTATGACGGACAACCGGAAAAACGGCAGGCCGCTGAGTTTATTGTGTCCAACCTGCCGCCTGCGGACCGGGCCGGACTCTCTGCTGATGATCTGGCAGAAAACCTCGACTTTGCCTTCCTCGCCCGCGAATCCACACCATGGGGTAAAGAAGTTTCATGGACAGACTTCCTGCATTATGTGCTACCCCACCGGGTCAGTCAGGAAAAAGCGGTTAATTGGCGCAAAAAATTTTACACTGACCTACTGCCGCTGGTTTCCCAGTGCCAAAGCATGGAAGAAGCGGTTCTGGCAGTAAACCGCTGGTGCTTTTCCAAAACCGGATTCAAATCCACCCAACGCTGGGACCAGAACCCGCTGATGACCATCAACCGCGGCTGGGGCCGCTGCGAAGAAGCCGTAATCCTCACCGTTTGCGCTTTGCGAAGCGTCGGAATTCCCGCACGGCAGGCCATGGTCCCGGCATGGCAGCATTCCAACGACAACCACACCTGGACCGAAGTACAGGTGGACGGAAAATGGCATTACATTGAATCTGCAAACCCGGATTACGGGCTGGACCATGCATGGTTCAGCGGATCGGTACGCAAAGCCCCGCTGGTGGTATCCTATGCATACGGAAATATTGTTTCAGCAGATTATCCGATCCTTGGCCGCTCTTTCGGCTGCACCCTGATCAACAGTACCGGACGCTACGCTCCAGCCAGCAAAGCAACAATTCAAGTGCTGGATGCAACCGGAAAAGCTCTCCCCGAAACAAAAATATTTATCTCGGTTTTAAACTACGCATCTTTTCGCCCGGTTGCCGCAAAAATCTCAGACCGCGACGGCAAGGCTGAAATAACCCTCGGCCCCGGTTCAATGCTCATATCAGCAGCAAACGGAAACAGTTCCGCCTACGTAGGCTCAATCTGGATTCCCGGTGAACAAGCTGCGCGGGATAATATCCTGCTGAAACTTATACCCGGCAACCTTCCCATCGGAGAAGCATCCTTCCGCTTTGATTATAAGGATGAACTGAACATCCCGACTCCTCCTAAAAACTCCGAAGGGTCCAGAAAAGCGGAATTTGATTCCATAAAAAACAAACGTCTGCAAAAGCTTAACGGCATGCGCAAAGCTGCCGGGTCATTCTCAGCAAAACACGCCCCGTCCATTGCAAAAGCAGGCTTGAATACGCCGCAGCTGCAAAAGGCTATCTCCACCTGTCCTTCAAAACATCTGCCCTCCCTTTTACAATCCCTTTCCAGCATGGCCCCGGCAGACCTGCTTACAATCACAGCCGATGAACTTATCCTCAATGCCCGGATAGCAGACACAGCCAGAACAGAGGCAGCAGACAGCGGACTTAAGTATGACGACGCAATTTTCAATCAGTACGTGCTGAATCCGCGCATAATGTATGAACAAAGAAGCAACTGGCGTAAAGAACTGCATGGAAGATTCTCCCTGTCCAAAACCGGAAATCTAAAAAAACTGCTCCGCAAACTTGGACGTTTTACTGCTGAAATTTCGTCAATACAGCGTGGCCCCTTAGGCAATTCATTAAACCCTGAAGAAGTACTGGATACCCTCAAGACCTCGACGGCTTCAGAAATATGTATTTTCAATACTGCAGTACTACGCAGTGCAGGTGTACCTGCAAGGTATCTTGACGAACAACAGTGGATTGAATTTTACGACGGAAAAGAATGGCAGCCGTTTTATCCGCAAAACCCTAAACAGACCGGAAACAAAAATGCGACAACAGAAAGCAGGCACTTCTACTCCCCATGGACAACAGTAAAATTCAAAATTCCATCCTTCGACAACAAGCCAAAGGCACCGCAGTACTTTAAAGATTTCTCAATCTCCAGACTTATAAATAAAAGCCGCTTTCAACTAATTGAAAAGAGTGTAAACGGTAAAATGAACCCCCAAAACAAAACATGGGAAATATCTGTCCCGCAGGGGAACTACTTTTTGATCAGCGTAGATAGAAACGAAAAGAACGAGCCGAACATTTATATCCACAAAATAAAGAAATAA
- a CDS encoding AraC family transcriptional regulator, translating into MKNKNPKLIFHEPEGLPHVALVEASGISNRFPRHVHFSYIFTLIDQGKCRINFNSDTITFKAGELCILPPGTAHSCETVISRTSKQHSYRALCVKAQYMAKLSAEICDRFCGEPDFDPIRVYTDYDHTSFDELFALINTPGTEPEKQAALDSFLYQIIETHSCGKIIAQKTGPQHGALHRVKNFIDQNFQQKLTLQELAQTACLSPFHLQKLFVNKYGRSPQEYIIFKRVLEARALIENNTPLIEAALKSGFSDQSHFSRHFKKVIGISPGQFLKENG; encoded by the coding sequence ATGAAAAACAAAAACCCCAAACTGATCTTCCATGAACCGGAGGGACTGCCCCACGTGGCTCTTGTTGAAGCTTCCGGCATCAGCAACCGCTTTCCGCGCCATGTCCACTTCAGCTACATCTTCACCTTGATCGATCAGGGTAAATGCAGGATCAATTTCAATTCCGACACAATTACGTTTAAAGCCGGGGAGCTGTGCATACTGCCCCCCGGCACTGCCCACAGCTGCGAAACAGTCATCAGCCGGACCTCAAAACAACATTCCTATCGGGCCCTGTGCGTTAAAGCGCAGTATATGGCAAAACTCAGTGCTGAAATATGTGACCGCTTCTGCGGAGAACCGGATTTTGATCCCATCCGGGTTTATACTGATTATGACCATACATCGTTTGATGAACTGTTTGCCCTGATCAATACTCCGGGAACAGAGCCAGAAAAACAGGCCGCGCTGGATTCATTCCTTTATCAGATTATCGAGACACACAGCTGCGGCAAAATCATTGCTCAAAAAACAGGCCCGCAACATGGTGCCCTGCACAGGGTTAAAAATTTCATAGATCAAAATTTCCAGCAAAAACTCACCCTGCAAGAACTTGCACAGACAGCCTGTCTCAGCCCGTTTCATCTGCAAAAACTTTTTGTAAATAAATACGGCCGCTCACCGCAGGAATACATCATCTTCAAACGGGTACTGGAAGCGCGCGCCCTAATCGAAAACAACACACCGCTAATTGAAGCTGCACTTAAATCCGGTTTTTCTGACCAAAGTCATTTTTCCCGCCACTTCAAAAAGGTAATAGGAATTTCACCGGGGCAATTTTTAAAAGAGAACGGGTAG
- a CDS encoding NADH-quinone oxidoreductase subunit B, translating to MAEKDLLTPGGHVVEDGLVRLELAEDAMNICRSMSLWPMTFGLACCAIEMMAVGMARYDMARFGAEVFRPSARQADLMIVAGTVTKKMAPAVVRLYEQMPAPKWVLALGNCAISGGPFKFKGQYGIVEGVDNLIPVDVYVPGCPPRPEALLEGLFQIQEKVTGKRWWPVPEDLQKERAL from the coding sequence ATGGCCGAGAAAGATCTCCTGACCCCCGGCGGGCATGTGGTGGAGGACGGCTTGGTCCGTCTCGAACTTGCCGAAGACGCCATGAATATCTGCCGTTCCATGTCGCTTTGGCCCATGACTTTCGGTCTGGCCTGCTGCGCCATTGAGATGATGGCGGTGGGTATGGCCCGCTATGACATGGCTCGTTTCGGTGCTGAGGTCTTCAGGCCGTCCGCCCGTCAGGCCGACTTGATGATCGTGGCCGGGACGGTGACCAAAAAGATGGCCCCGGCAGTTGTTCGCCTCTATGAACAGATGCCTGCTCCCAAATGGGTTCTTGCTCTCGGCAACTGCGCCATTTCCGGAGGTCCGTTCAAGTTCAAGGGCCAGTACGGCATTGTTGAAGGGGTGGATAATCTCATCCCGGTAGACGTGTATGTGCCGGGATGCCCGCCAAGGCCCGAAGCCCTGCTCGAAGGGTTGTTCCAGATTCAGGAAAAGGTGACCGGTAAACGCTGGTGGCCTGTGCCTGAAGATTTACAGAAGGAGCGTGCCTTATGA